The Brassica rapa cultivar Chiifu-401-42 chromosome A10, CAAS_Brap_v3.01, whole genome shotgun sequence genome segment CAACGTACATTGGACCTTGAAGTCCATCCAAAGCTCTCATACTAACATCAAAGAAGACAGTGTTGTGGTTTGCGTAACGGTCATTTGGGTCGATACCTTCAAACCTCTGAGGGAACTGAACGTAGCAGATTCTGTCGCCACCACGGTCAAGCATGAAGCACATCCCTTCCCTCAAGGCCATGGAGTTGTAGATGTAGTGATCACAGTCGAGATTGAGGATGAACGGTCCGTTAGACATGATTGCGCTGGTTCTGACTAAAGCATTCATAGCTCCTGCTTTCTTGTTGTGATCATAACCTGGCCGCTTCTCTCGAGATACATAGACTAACATTGGTAGCCTGATGTCAACTTCTGTTGTGTCAATTAAGTTCTCAGAATCTGCTTCAGATCCGTAAACCGGTTCTGCATTAGGAGGAGCCAACATTGCCTGCAACAACCCCAAGCATGAGTATTGGAACACACAAAACTTATAGAAACATGAAACTGTTTAGTTATTAGTTGTGTTACCTGAATGATTCCAGCATGATCTCCACGAGAGTTATCAGTTTCTCCAGAGTACCAAGTCCCTGGCCAGTGAGACCCATCAGACATCCAAGTGGCCTTTGCAACTTTAACAGCCTCTTCAGGATTGCCTCCCATCATCATCTCCATCTGTTTCTTCTTAGCCCTTAGTTCCTCATGCACATTATAAGCATCAGACCTCCTCCTAATCGCCTCAGGCAACGAGTTGATCCGCACTTTAAACTCATCATACTCCCTCTTCACTCTCCTCCTCTCCCTCACGAAATCCAGCCTCACTTTGTTCTTGAGGAAGTTACGCTTCTGGCCAAAGTAAGCCTCAGGGTTCCTCGGCTCTATATTATGCTTCCTGCAAAACGGCACCCACGTGCTAGCGAAGCTAGCCGTCTGAGCCAAGGCCTCGAACGTTAGCAAAGCTCCTCCGTCGTCTGACAAGTAGCAAGCGAGCTTCTCCACAGGGTAGTCAACAGCTAAGATGGAGAGAATGGTGTTGGCTGTGACCAGAGGCGGCTCCTTCTCAGGATCAGCCGTCGAAACAAACACATCGATACCTGGTAGATCAGATCTTCCTTTGGGGTTTCTGAGGTTGGGAGACTCAAAACGCTCTTTAAGAACATCTAAATCGGTTAGTCTGTTGACAGGACAGAGCTTAGGAAGCTGGTCCAAAAGCCAAGAGAAGGCGAACCAAAGCTCACAGACCGTTGAGCTTCCCCACAACCACATGGCCTCTCGGTTCGGATGGCGGATCCTCCACGTCAGGAACAAACCAAGTGCCACCAAACGCAACACAATGAGTAATCTGTTTCAACCAAATCAGACCATATATTAAATCGATTCCCTCAAGCATATAactaaattagaaatattttttttgtataattagAAACATTTGTTATACCTGTAAGGACTGATAATAGCAGCAGAGACACTGACTTTCCTAGTCAAAGGTCTCTTACTTCTCTCCCCAAACTCAGGTGGCTGTTCATACCCACCCGACCCGATTCCATACCCGTCTTTAGGCCAAACCGCGTTTCCGTAACCATACGTCCCTTTAGTCTCAAACAACCAGCGCGTGTGATCGAAATCCCCCGTCTGGTTCTTAAACGACTTCACAACCGAAAGCCTCTTGTCAAGCTTCGAATCCGCCATCTGAGGAAGAGGTTTCGCCTCGtcctcatcctcctcctcctcatcatcatcctgatcatcatcatcgttgATGTCTTTGTACGGCTCTTTACACCCAGGACACTTCCCGCCACCGCTCGTGATGCAATCGAAGTAACAATCTCTACAGATTCTAAAACCGCACTCGCACCTCCCGTGAACGACCTTCTCATCGCAGCCTTTCAACCAACAGATCTGACCTGATTTCTTCTCTGGATCAGCTTTCTCCATCGAGCAGTCGATGACGTGGCCACGTGTCACCGATTTAAACCCCCCGGTGAATATCGTTCCCGAGAGGAAGCTCCTGTTCCGcgagtttgtttcttcttcttcggcgGCGTTGTTGCTCTCCTGCGAAGCGAAGACGGTCTGGTGATCCGGCGTCGGCGGGATGTGGACGGTGTAGCTCACGACGCAGTCGGAGTTGTTCGTCGTCTCGGCGGTTAGATCCTCCACCGACATCGAGCAGTACCTTCCCGCGCCGCTGGATCTCCGGTTCCCGCCGCTGAGGGAGCTGCGGCGAGGTCCTCTTGAGCTTAGAGGAGAGTTCTGGTTGTTGGAGACGGAGGCGCGTGGGACGGGACTCGTCAGGCCGAGGCTCCTGTCGCCGGAGCCTTTACATGGCGTCACGGTGATAGTCACCGGAGAAGAAGAGCCAGCTGGTGGTTTCACCATTGTTatgagatagagagagagagagagagaaaatcaACGATCTAGATCTAAGGAAGAAGAAGGTGGTGAAGCTAGTTGGAAGCAGAGCATTTTAGTttcgaaatctagagagaggGAGAGGGGATATAAAGGAGAAAGAGAGTTGCTATAAACGGTCGAGAGATCTGAACCGTTGATTTTCTTCGCGTTGCAAACTGTGAGATCGGACGGTGGTTATCTATTCTAAACGGTAAGTTTGAAAGATCCTGTGGGCCCAGGGAGATTTACAAAGCAGAAAGTCAAAATATAAGTggaataaaagaaacaaaagtgttttatttctctttttgtaacggtcaaataatttatattggaGCCGAATCACATAGTATATGCTTTCTCTTTCTCATCCCATGTGATTTCATAATTTTGAACTCATTGGTTCAGTTTTTGTATGGTATTATGATGCTAATCTAGTAGATAATCATTTCTTGAAATACAATGGTAGTTTTATGAATGATAGATAACTCACACttcttgataattttttttattttaaactcaCACTTGTCTGCTTGTATATcctaaaatagtttaaatttgGTTCCTTGAGTGCGACGAGAAAACttcctttttaaaaaagaaaactaatttATCTGATAAACACCAAAAGATTTGAATTCATGCCATATATTGGCTAACGTATTATGTATTTATCTTATAATGTTATAATGAACATGTTTTTTTATCAGTAAACTTCAGAAAGTCActataacaaatttaaaaactaaaagaagTTATTGTTATAACGATGTTAACCATTTTCATAACCGAGACCGTATCTATAGTTAGAAAACTTTAAACCAGCTCTCGTTACATTACGCATACCAGACAACAGAATCACCAAATGGAATAAACTTGGTATAGGGAAGCTCAAATTTTATggggaaaaaaaagaaacggcAGATGCAAATAATGTAGTGACGGAAAGAATAAACCTGACATCATTACGAGACTATAAACACCAAATGATGCATGTCTAGTTAGTTACCTGTAAGGCTGTAACAGACTCTCATCTTTGATACTCTCACTAGTGGGCTTTTATATATAGGTCCTTCTTAAACTAAGCCCATTTTAAACGTTATCAAACCAGGCCTCGTTTGATAATTACTTGGGGACAAAGCAATTAATATCCTTCCATTTTTATAAGACCGAAGACACTAAAAGACACAAACGCCCCTGATCTACCACGCGGGTTGAAAAGTCCACAAAAGGGTCGGTGTAAGGGTATTTAAATAATTTCCCAGTCCACGAACTCTCTTGTCAATTAAGTCTAGCTCCATTAAAAAAGGGAAAGGTTGggcaattttttattttaatagttttggcGTTTTCTTTGTCACAACTCACAAAGTCGTCAAAGCTTCTTCTAAAAGCTGACATGTGCAAGTAAACCACACGACGACGAGGTCTACTTTACCTAATCAAAAGTAGTTTTGTCCGAGAGACTATATAAAGAAGCTCGAGGCTTCTTGGGGAGATTCAGAATCGAATAAGATGGACGACGATATGTGGGCTGTTTCCTCTTCTGGCTCTTCCAGAAGCCATCGATCAGCAGCAACCACTGCTAAGTTCCAATCTGGTTATTATCCGAATCCCCTCAAATCCCTAATTTTGATTTCTAGGTCaagattctatttttttttagggtttagtgttaagAAAGATTAAAAGACTTTAATTTTCTTGTCAATTTCAGGTTCTTATCTAGATTCGGGAGATTttgaggaagatgaagatgatgttGAAGTGGAGTACCCGTGCCCGTTTTGCTCCGATGATTATGATTTAGTCGAACTGTGTCACCATATCGACGAAGAACATAGTCTTGAAGCTACCCATGGGGTATGTCTGTCTGATTCACATCCTA includes the following:
- the LOC103844566 gene encoding cellulose synthase-like protein D5, which translates into the protein MVKPPAGSSSPVTITVTPCKGSGDRSLGLTSPVPRASVSNNQNSPLSSRGPRRSSLSGGNRRSSGAGRYCSMSVEDLTAETTNNSDCVVSYTVHIPPTPDHQTVFASQESNNAAEEEETNSRNRSFLSGTIFTGGFKSVTRGHVIDCSMEKADPEKKSGQICWLKGCDEKVVHGRCECGFRICRDCYFDCITSGGGKCPGCKEPYKDINDDDDQDDDEEEEDEDEAKPLPQMADSKLDKRLSVVKSFKNQTGDFDHTRWLFETKGTYGYGNAVWPKDGYGIGSGGYEQPPEFGERSKRPLTRKVSVSAAIISPYRLLIVLRLVALGLFLTWRIRHPNREAMWLWGSSTVCELWFAFSWLLDQLPKLCPVNRLTDLDVLKERFESPNLRNPKGRSDLPGIDVFVSTADPEKEPPLVTANTILSILAVDYPVEKLACYLSDDGGALLTFEALAQTASFASTWVPFCRKHNIEPRNPEAYFGQKRNFLKNKVRLDFVRERRRVKREYDEFKVRINSLPEAIRRRSDAYNVHEELRAKKKQMEMMMGGNPEEAVKVAKATWMSDGSHWPGTWYSGETDNSRGDHAGIIQAMLAPPNAEPVYGSEADSENLIDTTEVDIRLPMLVYVSREKRPGYDHNKKAGAMNALVRTSAIMSNGPFILNLDCDHYIYNSMALREGMCFMLDRGGDRICYVQFPQRFEGIDPNDRYANHNTVFFDVSMRALDGLQGPMYVGTGCIFRRTALYGFSPPRATEHHGWLGRKKVKLSLRKPKASVKKDDEISLAMNGEYNNGEENDDGDIESLLLPKRFGNSNSFVASIPVAEYQGRLLQDLQGKGKNSRPAGSLAVPREPLDAATVAEAISVISCFYEDKTEWGKRVGWIYGSVTEDVVTGYRMHNRGWRSIYCVTKRDAFRGTAPINLTDRLHQVLRWATGSVEIFFSRNNAVFATRRMKFLQRVAYFNVGMYPFTSLFLIVYCILPAVSLFSGQFIVQSLDITFLIFLLSITLTLCMLSLLEIKWSGVTLHEWWRNEQFWVIGGTSAHPAAVLQGLLKVIAGVDISFTLTSKSSTPEDGDDEFADLYLVKWSFLMVPPLTIMMVNMIAIAVGVARTLYSPFPQWSKLVGGVFFSFWVLCHLYPFAKGLMGRRGRVPTIVFVWSGLLSIIVSMLWVYINPPAGRQDFSQFQFP